The Streptomyces luteogriseus genome includes a window with the following:
- a CDS encoding NAD(P)/FAD-dependent oxidoreductase → MVDADQTFVIVGGGLAGAKAAETLRAEGFTGRVILICDERDHPYERPPLSKGYLLGKEERDSVFVHEPAWYAAHDIELHLGQTVDAIDRTAKTVRFGEDGTVVRYDKLLLATGAEPRRLDIPGTDLAGVHHLRRLAHAERLKHVLTNLGRDNGHLVIAGAGWIGLEVAAAAREYGAEVTVVEHGSTPLHGVLGPELGGLFADLHREHGVRFHFGRRLTEIVGQDGMVLAARTDDGEEHPAHDVLAAIGAAPRTHLAEAAGLEIADRAHGGGVVVDERLRTSDPDVYAAGDVVSFPHPLFGTRVRVEHWANALNGGPAAARAMLGREVTYDRVPYFFSDQYDLGMEYSGWAPAGSYDQVVIRGDAGKREFIAFWVKDGRVLAGMNVNVWDVTDKIQRLIRSKTRVDTEALADPHVPLDSLAS, encoded by the coding sequence GTGGTCGACGCGGATCAGACATTCGTCATCGTCGGAGGCGGACTGGCCGGCGCGAAGGCGGCCGAGACGCTCCGCGCGGAGGGCTTCACCGGCCGCGTGATACTGATCTGCGACGAACGCGACCACCCCTACGAGCGCCCGCCGCTGTCCAAGGGCTACCTCCTCGGCAAGGAGGAACGCGACAGCGTCTTCGTGCACGAACCCGCCTGGTACGCGGCCCACGACATCGAGCTGCACCTCGGCCAGACCGTCGACGCGATCGACCGTACGGCGAAGACGGTCCGCTTCGGCGAGGACGGCACCGTCGTCCGCTACGACAAGCTGCTCCTGGCGACCGGCGCCGAGCCCCGCCGCCTCGACATCCCCGGCACGGACCTGGCCGGCGTGCACCACCTGCGCCGCCTCGCCCACGCCGAGCGCCTCAAGCACGTCCTGACCAACCTCGGCCGGGACAACGGCCACCTCGTCATCGCCGGAGCCGGCTGGATCGGCCTGGAGGTCGCGGCGGCGGCCCGCGAGTACGGCGCGGAGGTCACGGTCGTCGAGCACGGGTCCACCCCGCTGCACGGCGTGCTGGGCCCGGAGCTCGGCGGGCTCTTCGCCGACCTGCACCGCGAGCACGGGGTGCGCTTCCACTTCGGCAGGCGGCTGACGGAGATCGTCGGCCAGGACGGCATGGTCCTCGCGGCCCGCACGGACGACGGCGAGGAGCACCCGGCGCACGACGTGCTGGCGGCGATCGGCGCGGCCCCGCGCACCCACCTGGCGGAGGCGGCCGGCCTGGAGATCGCCGACCGGGCCCACGGCGGCGGCGTCGTCGTCGACGAGCGGCTGCGCACCTCCGACCCGGACGTCTACGCGGCCGGCGACGTCGTGTCCTTCCCGCACCCCCTCTTCGGCACACGGGTGCGCGTCGAGCACTGGGCCAACGCGCTCAACGGCGGACCGGCGGCCGCACGCGCCATGCTGGGCCGCGAGGTGACGTACGACCGGGTGCCGTACTTCTTCTCCGACCAGTACGACCTGGGCATGGAGTACTCCGGCTGGGCCCCCGCGGGCAGCTACGACCAGGTGGTGATCCGGGGCGACGCCGGGAAGCGCGAGTTCATCGCGTTCTGGGTGAAGGACGGCCGGGTGCTGGCCGGGATGAACGTGAACGTGTGGGACGTCACGGACAAGATCCAGCGCCTGATCCGCTCGAAGACCCGCGTCGACACCGAGGCGCTCGCCGACCCGCACGTGCCGCTGGACAGCCTCGCCTCCTAG